The Setaria italica strain Yugu1 chromosome VIII, Setaria_italica_v2.0, whole genome shotgun sequence genome includes the window CTCAGCAAATTACCACGACTGTGTAGTGTCCTATGGCAAAGCCATCTTTTTTTAGAGGCCTGTGGCAAAAGATTTCcgggagccaattttcccttttaTTAATTACCATACATAATATGCCAAGGACTCGCCAACTGCTGATGCAGCCTCTGAGGCTCACAAGGAGAGCCCATTGGTCCATGAACGGGTCCATGAATCATGAACCAATCTGATCTAAGAAATGGGGATGTGAAATATTGTTAAAAAGTTCATTTTGAATATACTACATCAAATCATGGAGCAATGCGAGAATGTGATACATGCATTGGCTAAACCAGTTATTAATCTCAAAAGCATTATAAAATTGGTGCATGGTCGTTGACTTTGATTTCAGATTCGAGAGAAGGAAAAAACTAGTAGTCCCGTGCAGAATTATATTGGTAGAGCAGAAGTGACTAAATGAGATACtcacctcaaaaaaaaaaggaaggcagGACCCCGAGAACAATAGACAACCATTCTATAAGGTAGTGATTGGCAGGCTGCACTAGTTGCTAGCCAGGTCAAATTTTGATCCGACTAAATCAATGCAAAGTGctcgtgtttggttgggtggctaAAGATAGCCTGGTTTACTATGCTCATGTTTGGTTGGCTGCACAATATGATAAGTTCCTAGAGGTGAAGTTACCACCCATATCTctccctcttctctcctctGCCCTGTCCTAGACGTGCCCCGCCACTACTGACAGGCTCCTCGCGCCCCATCCCCTACCTCCATCATCGCCTCCTTCCTGCTTCTCCACCAGAGCTCGCTCTTACTCATGCGGTGGCGGAGGCTGCGGCGAGGCTCAATCGAGTTCGAGCACGGCCCAATCGAGCTCCGGCGAGGCTCAATCGAGCTCGAGCACGATCAATCGAATTGGGCACGAACAAATTGAGCTCCTCCTTCATTCACGGGTGCTAGTCTCGCCAACCGAAGTGCTGCTCCCGCGCCGGCCGGAGCACCGCGCTCCCGCAGCTCCGCTCCTAAGCTTGGCTGCGCTGCCGCGTCGGCTGTAGCGCTGTTGCCACGTGGggctccgctgccgcgccggccgcagcGCCGCTCCTGCACGCGGCTCCGCAGCGCGCCGGTCTGCTCAATGGTcggagatggaaaaaggggaggTGAGGTGAGGAGATGGGAAAGCTACGGGAGGTGATGAGAAAGCAGAGCCATAGCTAAGCCAAGCCCGCATTGCTGGAAGCGGATCTCATTCTTGTTTCCAGTAAGCTTGGCTAGCACCCCTCCCCTGCATTAGCTAAGCCTGGCTAAAGGTCTTGTGCATGCTACCAAACACAGTGAAGCTGCATTACGGGAGCCTGGATACGGgctatgcaccctaccaatcaCAACCTAACTTTCCACAATAGGCAAAAACAGAAATGAAATTAATGCATATATACTTCCTTGTTATGGCAATTCACATAATGTGAATCTCCCTGCATAAAGACCAAATAATTTAATCCAGTTAATAGTAACAAATTTTATTGTCAGTAGTGTGAGGCCAAATATTATGATGCAGTTCGTACATGTAAAATAGTATGCCAGATAGATGGATTTTGTACATCAGACACattttctttgttcttgttgaactagaaaattttgaaaatgaatGGTTTATAAATGCATAGGTCGACCTATAGGACCAGCTAACAAGATAATTTTGTGCAACATGGGAGAAGATATAATACTCCTAACTGATAGCAGAAAAGCAGCTGAGGAGATGGTACAGGGACTTCTCTAGTATTACCAAACTCAAAGGTATAGAAAAATAAGCATGGATGCAAATTCTGATTCCCAAATAAATGTATTATGTACTCACTAGGAAGGAGGATAGCAGGTAGCCcccagttgttgttgttgttttgaaaGGCTAGCTCCCAGTTGGAAATGTTGAGGTTTCCTCCCTCTGTGCCGGTGCAGTTTGGACAGCCCCGCTCGCTGTAAGCTGCAACAGCTAAAAACAGTACAATCTTGTGATCAGCATGAGAAGTCTCTTTAAATGATGAGCCCACTTGGTTCTAGCCTACTATACCAATCCATTTATAGTAGCATGATTGTGCAATGCTCAACATATTATTTTCCCCTACTTTGTTGAAGCCACAAAATATTGATGTACAAAGGCTTGTAGATCAGCTGCCTGAGGTTCACAATAGCGTTATCACAAGACAATTAATCTGTAATAAGATTAGTAAAAAGTATAGGACCTATGTAACAGCTCGGTCTCCTAGAGCATTAATGGTCCCATATtataaaattttcagaacctaTAATATGTAGGACCAATAACAAATTAGCAGTAGTTGTTTCCCCTGTCTACATCCTACTACCCAACAAACTTACAAAAGAACAGGAATAAGAAAGGCTAGTGAAAACATAATTCCAGGAAACCAAATGGCTTGAACTAGATAATTTATTGTCTATATAGGGTGTAAAATACGCAGATTACTGAGGGCAATTTAACTTACAAAATTTCGTGTAGAGGTAGAAATAAGCTGATCCATGCTCTTATGGGCAGCAGCTGTAACCATGAATGGGACACTCCAAAATTTCCCTGTAAATATGAGTCACCTAAAGAACTAGAGTGCGGAGACACATGAATAAGGGACACAAGTTCCACGAAGTTCTTGCAGTTTCCATCCATCGATACATGTTTTTCTTATTATGCGCATCGTTCGAAATCTGGTACAAAAGCTATTTGGGCCTTGTATACAGAAGATTGGCAGTAACAGTAAACACAAATTTCACAGCAACACCTTTGATTGAATTAGTTGATATCATCCTGAGGATCGGGTACAATTGGATTCCCAAGGATCATTCATGGCCTGACCAATCTCCGCCACAGCAACACTAGAAGTTGAACCCTCAGTGAACTCGAGCTCCATGCTGCCTCCATGTAACTGTGTCCGAAATTGTGGTTTCCGCttgcttctcctctctctcctcttcatTGTAAAGTCTTCAGATAATTCCTTGCTCGggctctcacccccaatgtCTCCTGTACCTAAATCAGAAGCCATCTTTCCATTGGCCTGAAGCTCCGATGACCTTCTATTTCTTGCAGATACCGCAAGGGGCCGGACCCAACAAATGGCAAGAACAACGAGGACAATGTAGACAGAGGAAGACACCCACACCCACAGTGTCCATTTCAAGCCGCGTGCCAGGCCCTTCGTCCACGGAAGAGTTGTCTGCACAACCACCTCTGCTCTGTACACCTGAGGCAGCTGCAATGTAGCAGCTCTTGGCTGCAGCAGAACTCTGATGAGCCCTGTCCTCTTGTGACGGCCATGACCTTCCCTATACTGCAACACCTTGAGATTTGCAGTCTGGGTCTCGCCGCGCATGCCCAGCGTGAGTGGCACGCACATCAGCGCAGATTGTGCTAGCCGGACAGGGGTGCTCTTGTACCTCAGCATGTAAGGCTGTGCAGCTGACGCCATGGTGATTCCACTAACAGAGATTGCCTCTGCTTTAATCTGCAGAGATGCAAATCAACATAAAAATTGTTAACGTCATGCTCCAAGAAATTTGGATTGGGGATCGAGTAATAATAATCATGCAGTTATATACCTGGAACATGCCAACCTCTCGATTGTGGTAGGAATCAGGCAGCACCAGCGCCATCGACACCGTCACCGAGtgcccggccggcagcgccgcgcCCCGCGCTCCACCCAGGGCCACCGCGGCGCTAGGCTGCGCCACCGTGTAGTCGAAGTAGAGCGGCTGGCGCACGGTCACCGGCTCCTCCACCCAGTGCCGGACAAGGACGAAGCCGAGCAGCACGGACACGGGCAGCGCGGCGACAAGGGCGGCGAACGTACACGCAGCGGCGAGCAGGCCGAGTGCCGCGCGCCGGAGGTTAGAGGCGACCACCGCAGGAAGGGCGCGCAGGGCGCCGATGAGAGCGGCGACGGGGAAGACGAGGCTGAGGATGGCAGAGGCGACGAGCTCCCCGAGGAAGGCGACCAACCAAATCAGGCAGCCTGCTGGGACGGCCAGGAAGAGGAAGGCATCATTGGAATCTCCGGCGGCTGTGCTTCTTGGCCGGCTGGTGTAGAGGCCGTTGCCGGAGGCCGCGGCCGGCAAGGAGTAATCGTGCTGGTATCTGGACTCCTGTTGTGGTGCTGAATCCATTAGAAAGTAACAGCTGTAGGACCAAATGGAATGGAGCATACTCGGGGGAAGCTCGAGATGCTGCAGTAGCCTCTAGCCTCTAGAGCGCAGTGTTGCTGGAGGATGAAGAGCGACACGTGGCAGAGAAAGGACACGTGTCATTGCTCACGCTCAAGCTGTGAACCTTCCGGCATGCAGAGTCATGCCTGGTGGCAACGAACTTTGTCGGTATCTCGTCTTGTACATGGACCCATATGACGCTCAAACTAACTGATAACCACTTGACATCATGCGAACAGAAATGTTCACTTGCTTGGTGACACGACGCAGTGCaagcttcagagttcagactccTCTGCATAGCTGAATCTGCATCGTTACAGAGTGCAGGGTGCTCCTTATCACAGACTTGGAaatgttcacacttcacacaagAGGTCAGAAACTCATGGATATCTTTTTTCCAACTGAGCACATTGACAATACACTTTCTATGTGCATAGATATAGTCATATTGAGATCAAGATTATATGTACATCATTGTAAGATCTTTACACGTGTGCGTTTCTGAAGCTATACATTAACATGGAATAGGTTACCTTCAAGAATGTTAGAACTCTTCATCATTTTCGGTTGGTCGCGTGATGGGTATTGACCATCTTCCGAGATGAGCTGTGCAATTTGTGCATCTGACAATGCCTCTTCCTTTTGGTCCATCCGGGAAATCGATCACACTTATCCTGCCATTGTCTAGATGGAAAGGTGACACGTACTCCATTGGCAAATCAAGACATCGGCAGATTAGAGCGAGGTGGATGCCAGCATGGCCTACAGCCACAACAACTCGATCTGACTCACTATCATCCGGCAATCCATTTAGCAAGGCTTGCCACGCATCCTTGGACTGAGCCCATAGTCGCTCTAGTGTTTTGGATTCCATGCTGCCAATCCAGCCTGGTTGAACTATTTCCCCAAAGCTCTGCAGAAAGAAAGCAAAGCATTGTTGATTACTTGAACTCATAAACATTGTTTAAATATTTCCAAGCTACAAGCACACTATATGCATAGCATTGTACATTGAAAAGATAAATGCAAATTTTAAAGAAATATAAAGGAGCTTGAAATAGTCTAGTATGATGCTTTGCAGATCGTAGACATTGAAGATGGTCAAACCTTTTGCTTCACTTGAAACGCATCATCAATTTCGAGTTCTAGCAAGTTATTCATTTCCACATAATGAGGAACACAGTCAGCACCTAAGCAATCTGCAGCCTCTTGGACCTGGAATTGACTCCACATGATTAGATATAGCAGGCTAAGAAAGAGAAGTAAAAGAGAACACGATTTACTCAACTTTATGGTTAGTTCAACAACAGTCACCTCACATATAACAGTTGCAGTATCAACAGCTGCAACTTGTGGGCTACAAAGAATACTGTTCACCTTCAGATCCAGATGTAGTTCTGCAGTCTTCTGAGACTGAAAGTATCGCCGTATCGCATATCCGTATCCTTATCGGAGTATCCGTGTAAGATAGGGAGTCAGAGGAGCCGGAGCGTTGAGTGGAAGAGGAAACAGCAGCATCGGAGCAGGCTGGCCACGACGTCGTCATCGTCAGGTTCCTCCTGTTCTTGGAACCGCTGGTGCTGCTGGTACTGGGGCGGAACCAACCAGATGAgggtgccggtggcggcggcggcccaggaGCGTTCCATGGTCGCGTCGGCCATGGTGGTGTTGCAGTAGTGCATCCGGGGGACGTGTTTAACGAGCTACATATAAAGCTACTATTGCTAGCGTTAAGTTTGGTTTCCGAATCGCCAACTTAATCTGACACACACGACTGCTCGTGCTTGTAATAAAATCGCAACGGAAGTGTTACGAATCCGACACACGACATCATGCGATGCGATCGACATGCGAATCCGGGTTAATGTTTTTTCTTCTCGAGTCCGATAAGCGTGGGATTCATATTTTGAAGTGGGCCGTGTAACCTCGAGCCCAGAAATAATGGGCTAACCAGCCAGGCCTTGAGTGGATTGTAGCAGTCAGTGTACTGGGCTGGGCTAGACTGGTGGTGACAGGCTGCCTGCCAGCAGTGTATCTATAGAGCCGGCCCAAAGATACAAACGACTCAAGCGAATTTAACGGGcctgaaaaaaaattgtgcagaGGATCAAAGCTTATTCCGATCGAGTTGAAGTTGCAACCAGCCCGGTATGCCTGTATGACTACAGGATATACGGTCTCCATAGCAGGATCGGAATTCAGAGCAGACTGCACAAGTGCAGATGCTGGTATATACGCTCGGAACAACTTCCTCGGCTGTTGCAATAAGGGATCAGTTATCATGCTTGCTTACTCGTCACTTGGCATGCTAGGTGCTAATAGCTCACAGGTTGACACCTGAGGTGCTGCTAGGTCGGAGCCTGGCATCTTCTCTTTCTGAACACCGTCACACCCgccacttgctggattagttcCATTTTCCAGTTCGATGCCACTACGCTTTTGTATGGTCACCGTCACCGTCAACAATCGATGGAAACAAGTTAAACCGCGTCGTCCTGCCTAGCTAGCTAAGAGTTGAAAAGCTGAAAgcccgattttttttttttaccttcgGAAATTCACCCGGGCTCTCAAGTCTGGATGAAAACCAGACGCACTTGTCGAAAAACACGTACGGCCGGAGTGCTACACGCAGACGCCTAGCGCATGTTTATACCCGGCCGTATGTATACACGTATATGGCATGCATGTACTTTGCGGCGCTAGGTGTGGTACGGCATCCGGATGTGCACACATGCCGGCCACTGTTTGGCATGGCCGGCCACTCAGTTCTGACCTGCATGCCACTACATTCACGTTGACCATCATGCATGTTTATCCTAACACCCTAGCTACTGATCTATGCTACGTACCCAATGCAACCAACACTGACCAAATTAACTGAATTTTCCGGCCCCCTGCAAAGGCAGGCATGATCTACGAGCACTACAGTGTGCAAGATCGATCTCGATCTCTGTCTGTCTGTCCGTGTGCACGAGGGCCGGTTGGCCGGGATCGGATAGCTAGTAGATGATTGTGCGGGCAAAAAGTGGTCACACCAATAGCAACTTTGCAAGTGGCCGGCCTCTTTGCTTGTTCACATTGACGGCCTGCCGGAAAAGAAGCAACTGCAACAAAGTGCCCATCGTTTGATCTGTAGCATATGTACTACATACTATACAAACATCTAGTGCAATAATTAAGCAGGCATGCTGCTTTAACCAAAAATACCCAACCCTGCGCACTATAGCCTGAGCTGCTGCCTCTAAACTAGTATTCCCTTCATCCCAAATCAATATTCGGTTTGAGTTTTCTAGATATATggtttttgctacgtatctagacatagcttatatctagatgcatagcaaaattatggatgtagaaaaatcaaaacgaatagtaatttgagatggagggagtgcCAGAATTAAACAGTAGTGCAGGGGACTGATGAGGTCACTAGCTGAGCAGCTAGCTAGTAGCACTACTAATGGTCACTCACTGTGTGCTTAGCTTGATCAGATAATGGAGTGGGCACTATTGGCCATTGGCCACTCGACCTGCACAAACCATAGGCATGCATTTCCAGCTAGGATGATTTCAAGTAAACAAGTGATGGCACTACAACTCCCCTTTATCAGTAGCAGTGTAGGTTGGTACTGA containing:
- the LOC101782925 gene encoding seipin-1, translated to MDQKEEALSDAQIAQLISEDGQYPSRDQPKMMKSSNILEAPQQESRYQHDYSLPAAASGNGLYTSRPRSTAAGDSNDAFLFLAVPAGCLIWLVAFLGELVASAILSLVFPVAALIGALRALPAVVASNLRRAALGLLAAACTFAALVAALPVSVLLGFVLVRHWVEEPVTVRQPLYFDYTVAQPSAAVALGGARGAALPAGHSVTVSMALVLPDSYHNREVGMFQIKAEAISVSGITMASAAQPYMLRYKSTPVRLAQSALMCVPLTLGMRGETQTANLKVLQYREGHGRHKRTGLIRVLLQPRAATLQLPQVYRAEVVVQTTLPWTKGLARGLKWTLWVWVSSSVYIVLVVLAICWVRPLAVSARNRRSSELQANGKMASDLGTGDIGGESPSKELSEDFTMKRRERRSKRKPQFRTQLHGGSMELEFTEGSTSSVAVAEIGQAMNDPWESNCTRSSG